One genomic region from Nymphaea colorata isolate Beijing-Zhang1983 chromosome 10, ASM883128v2, whole genome shotgun sequence encodes:
- the LOC116262495 gene encoding casein kinase 1-like protein HD16 — protein sequence MPELRSGVRKGRAPPVNNQQRTRARCAATKKLQEQACRTRCRIRTRAAAAKEAAEAAQAQVKDRAVKPRTQVLKRNRAAGGKVVPVDVRLGTDRAVNLADQHLDQADLEAGQEEAAPADLGNRMMGDDSGGVSADKVAGQEDEGSTAPFPERVQVGGSPVYKVERKLGKGGFGQVFVGRRVSGGNERSTGSGALEVALKFEHRSSKGCNFGPPYEWQVYNALGGSHGVPKVHYKGKQGDYYVMVMDMLGPSLWDAWNSSGQSMSSEMVACIAVESISILERMHSRGYVHGDVKPENFLLGQPATPSEKKLYLVDLGLATKWRDSSTGHHVEYDQRPDVFRGTVRYASVHAHLGRTASRRDDLESLAYTLIFLHRGRLPWQGYQGDNKSFLVCKKKMATSPEMLCCFCPPPFKHFLEIVVNLKFDEEPNYSKLISLFDGLIGPNPAGRPINTDGAQKIIYQVGQKRGRLTADEDDDSRAKKKVRLGLPATQWISVYNARAPMKQRYHYNVADSRLAQHIDKGNEDGLFISCIASCSNLWALIMDAGTNFSSQVYELSPYFLHKDWIVEQWEKNYYISAIAGASNGNSLVVMSKGTMYTQQSYKVSDSFPFKWINKKWREGFHVTSMATAGSRWGVVMSRNAGFADQVVELDFLYPSEGIHRRWDNGYRITSTAATWDQAALILSVPKRKPTDETQETLRTSAFPSTHVKEKWAKNLYLASVCYGRTVS from the exons ATGCCTGAGTTGCGGAGTGGAGTACGCAAAGGTCGTGCTCCCCCAGTAAATAACCAACAAAGGACACGGGCAAGGTGTGCTGCAACGAAGAAGCTGCAAGAACAGGCTTGCAGGACCAGGTGTCGTATACGAACAAGAGCTGCAGCAGCAAAAGAGGCTGCCGAGGCAGCACAAGCCCAGGTAAAAGATAGAGCAGTTAAGCCAAGAACTCAGGTTCTGAAGAGGAACAGAGCTGCTGGTGGGAAAGTGGTACCTGTGGATGTTAGGTTGGGCACCGATCGTGCTGTGAACCTTGCAGACCAGCATTTAGACCAAGCTGATCTTGAAGCTGGTCAAGAGGAGGCGGCACCTGCTGATCTTGGCAACAGAATGATGGGGGATGATAGTGGAGGTGTGAGTGCTGATAAAGTTGCAGGACAAGAAGATGAAGGTAGCACCGCTCCTTTCCCTGAAAGG GTTCAGGTGGGAGGGTCTCCTGTATACAAAGTGGAGAGGAAGCTGGGCAAAGGTGGCTTTGGACAAGTTTTTGTTGGTCGTCGTGTCTCTGGTGGTAATGAACGTTCAACTGGTTCTGGGGCTTTAGAG GTAGCCCTTAAGTTTGAGCACAGAAGCAGCAAAGGTTGCAACTTTGGTCCACCTTATGAGTGGCAAGTTTACAA CGCTCTGGGTGGCAGCCATGGGGTTCCGAAGGTGCATTATAAAGGCAAGCAGGGTGACTACTACGTTATG GTCATGGATATGCTGGGCCCTAGCTTATGGGATGCATGGAATTCTTCAGGCCAATC AATGTCATCAGAAATGGTAGCCTGTATTGCTGTGGAATCCATCTCAATTTTGGAGAGGATGCACTCAAGAGG ATATGTCCATGGTGATGTGAAGCCTGAGAACTTCTTACTTGGTCAACCGGCCACACCATCTGAGAAAAAGTTGTATCTTGTTGATCTTGGGTTAG CTACAAAATGGAGGGATAGCTCTACTGGTCACCATGTTGAATATGATCAGCGTCCTGATGTTTTCCG AGGAACTGTTCGATATGCTAGTGTTCATGCGCATTTAGGAAGAACTGCTAGTAGAAGAGATGATTTAGAATCACTGGCATATACACTCATATTCCTTCACCGGGGGAGGTTACCTTGGCAGGGATATCAG ggTGACAACAAATCTTTCCTTgtttgcaagaaaaaaatggcAACATCTCCAGAAATGCTATGTTGTTTCTGCCCACCACCTTTCaagcattttcttgaaattgttGTGAACTTGAAGTTTGATGAAGAACCTAACTACTCCAAGCTTATCTCTCTATTTGATGGACTGATTGGGCCCAATCCAGCTGGTAGGCCAATCAATACTGATGGTGCACAGAAG ATAATTTATCAAGTTGGACAAAAACGAGGTAGGCTGACTGCTGATGAAGATGACGATAGCCGGGCTAAAAAGAAGGTCCGGCTAGGACTTCCTGCGACTCAGTGGATCTCAGTTTACAATGCAAGAGCACCAATGAAGCAGCG GTATCATTATAATGTTGCTGATTCACGCTTGGCACAACACATTGATAAAGGAAATGAGGATGGTTTATTTATCAGTTGTATAGCTTCTTGTTCAAATTTGTGGGCACTTATCATGGATGCTGGAACTAATTTTAGTTCACAAGTATATGAGCTGTCTCCATACTTTCTCCACAAG GATTGGATAGTGGAACAGTGGGAAAAGAATTACTACATCAGTGCTATTGCTGGTGCCAGTAATGGCAATTCTTTGGTTGTAATGTCTAAAG GAACAATGTATACACAACAATCCTACAAAGTTAGTGACTCGTTCCCGTTTAAATggataaacaaaaaatggagagaAGGATTTCATGTGACTTCCATGGCAACTGCTGGAAGTAGGTGGGGTGTGGTGATGTCTCGCAATGCAGGCTTTGCAGATCAG GTTGTGGAATTAGATTTTCTTTACCCAAGTGAGGGCATACACAGACGATGGGACAATGGTTACCGCATTACGTCGACAGCAGCAACTTGGGATCAGGCTGCACTCATTCTAAGTGTCCCCAAGCGCAAACCTACAGATGAAACTCAAGAGACGTTAAGGACTTCCGCCTTTCCAAGTACTCACGTAAAG